Part of the Bombyx mori chromosome 19, ASM3026992v2 genome is shown below.
TAATTTcattgtaaattgtatttttttttgatcaggaggaaatcgccggtcttccgtgtcggagtcgaaccgactaaaacctcctgtcgctcaacaaacagcatccaaacctcgcatgagacagaactcatgaaaaggcaaaggggggaaagtgcaTTTCTCCCATCAACTTCCCCCAATTATAAACTGTATATGGTGTTTGTTACGTTTAACAGACATTAGAAccaactgagtttctagccggatcttctcagtggatcgcgattccaaaCTAGCAGAAAATtgggcgaagcactgctctggatagagcagatgttagcaaattctttcaggctaGGCCCCCTGGACTCACTTAGACACCCTGTGAAGTCTTAAAGTACTTCAAGACAACTAGGAATTATATAGGTAAAAAATTCATTAGAGACATAAGCTCCAACATCTATGATTtcaaatctaaaataattaGTTGTCAAATCTTTATAACTATTACTGGGATaacattcatttttaatataaaataatttacctaaAAATTACagtcaattaacaaaaaaatcaaaataattacagACAAATCAGTTCTCTCTAGACTTTTATCACAACTTTAAATAAGATAGTTAATTGTATtaaagactagctgtacccgtccgcttcgctgggcatttaaaattaacattactatttctcacccccacaaagattctcatggTGAGagccgcccccgcaactggtgtagggaatccaacacgcacataaatattagcctacccattaagtacatgtattttctaaatggataccaagtttcaagtcaatgggatgcacggttcagtagttataacggaacatccgtaaaaatcactgtagatttatattatgtatattggtatagattATTATAACCTGTGCGCGATTTCGTGTGCCAACATGAACGCTGTATTCTTGTTCCCCCATTCTGTCAGAGTGCAGCTATTGTTTATACTGCACATACCCTTCATGTAGCTTCGACCTGAAAGTAATAAGTGAAATGTCTAAACtctttattatgtaaattacatttaatgaCTAGGGTAGGCAAGAACTTACTTGTGAAATTGACATGTGAATACAATATAGGTTCTCGTAGGTAGATACatgtattcttattttttactggtggtacgacctcttgtgagtccgcacgggtaggtaccaccaccccgcctatttctgccgtgaagcagtaatgcgtttcggtttgaaaggtggggtggccgttgtaactatactgagactttagaacttatatctcaaggtgggtggttgcagatgcccatagacatctgcaatttacgttgcagatgtctatgggctccagtaaccacttaacaccaggtgggctatgagcttttCTACCcatccaaacaaaaaaatatatatataaatactttGCAAGTGAGATGAACATTTACACTATATACTGGCGGTAGGCCGTcctgtgagtcctcacgggtacaTACCAGAACCTGACCTATTTATGCCACGAAGtaataatgcgttccggtttgaagaatggagcagctgatgtccatgggctccggtcacCAGCTAATATCGGATAGGCCGTGAGCTTCTTCTCTCGTATGAGAAGGAAAAATTATATATAGGCATCCTTCAACTTTGATCGGGCCATAGACAAAATTTGGTGGAAGAAGAAACGAAACCGCGCAAGAGGGTATCAACTTCACTCCGGAAACTATCTGTACAGGTAATTAGAGGACCACTAAAACTTACTGGTGACTCGCTTAGCGGCATGTCCCATATCATCGAAGTAAAACAAATCCAATCCCGTAAAAAGAATCGAGAACCACCAATTCTCGTGTTTCAACTTCTGTTCCCCTTGCCAGCGACAATAAGTCTTCAAGTATTTCACGACGTCCCCGTCCATTGCGATCTTagctattttgtttttcaatattttaacgtCTAACAATTGGAAAGAAATGGTCAGATTCAGACTAGAATGTTCGAATATATCTTCGACGTCTCTGAGTACTCTTCGGGCGGCCATTTTGAATTTTTGCGatctcattttgttttttaccgGAAGCTTCGTCGAGAGATTCTTGTCTAAATGAATCATGATCGGGACCGTGATACCGTTTTTGGGCTTCGTATAGTATTCTATTGAATCCTTCTCCTTAGACCACAATTTTAACGAAGGTGATTCACTAACGTCATTATgctgaaatattaatatatattttttacaatgctTAAAGTCTTAGttgttgataaaaatataaaacaaaaacttaaaaagaaCAATGtgagaatttattttataagttacgtatatattttatattagtaacatgtttatatataatatatttttaagacaAAAATTGGAGCACGTTTCAAAAAtttttggctttttttttatttatctgtttttGTGACCGGTTTGCGCCGGAAGCTTTGCCTATCATCATCTGCTCATAGTCGTCCATTGCTCGACATAAGCCTCTCTCAAGGGCCACCGTAATGACTGGttctgcgctgcctgcatccacgGAACCTTCAACAAGGAGTTGGTCCTCCTTGTGAAAGGTCTAGCTAcgttaagtatatttttttggttacccataaataaaataaaattatgcactgttttttttttattgcttagatggatggacgagctcacagcccacctggtattaagtggttactggagcccatagacatctacaacgtaaatgcgccacccacctcgagatataggttctaaggtctcagtatagttacaacggctaccccacccttcgaaccgaaacgcattactgcttcacggtggaaacagacggggtggtggtaccattTATAACCCATAATTAAAACTTGTAACATTCATGAAATCAATCAAAACTCCGAATGTCGCCCGTGGTAACTACGAAAATTGTTAAGTATTCTTAGACGTCGAAAAcaatatataaagataataaaaaaacgcgaatgtaagctgtaaaaaaatcattaaattattcaatattcGTAACTCATCTATCACTTATATTCAAAGTAAAGTAACTAAGTTGATCTATTGCTAAATGTTAGAGATCCGATTCCAAAAGGCAAAAATCAATACGTTGATGGCGCCATTTTATTAATCTTCCCGCGGTTGCCAACATCATGAATACTTTAGGAACGCACAGAAAACatacaaaaagaaaatcattcttattattatatatttagatgTCATTAAGATTTTATTTACGTTATTAAATCGCTTTGCATTTCGAGTGGTTGCAGATATAATCGAATTCGAAGTCATTATGAGCGTTAAATATGTTCCTATTTTGGTTCTTAATTCCTTGTCACCTAAGTATTTCTGGTACACGTTACATTTTGGTTTTCTTTAGTTCAGTGATCGGGCGAATAACCTAGTgtctgaccttttttttttttttaacgctggagaatccatttacggatacccggtcgaggggggtaagagaccgggttatgtcggactccggcgcctccagagaagaacagggagaagaagaagacaggggtcctcctcttctcccaattcctgccgggagactacgccttgagaaaggcgctcgaggcactgcacggcgtcagccaccaagagctaccccgcaaaaccgactaccgactaaaccccatagagccccaccactccgactccacgaaacccacggtaccgcacagtgcgcgccgaaaacCTAGTGTCTGACCTAGCTCAGAACCATATACACTTAGTATTTGCTCAGGACCATAATGGAACTTTTAGCTATCATTTTCAGTAGCCCAGGCAAGCAGACCAGCTTATTATAGTTAATTAGTTGCTACCGTGCCGAATCCACACAATACCCCTGACCGTCATGACATAAAggtattcttcttctcagtcgtttgcACTCTCGGCAGAATGGTCGTGATTATAATTTCGGGCGACGCTGCTCTAAAAGTATAACCTTCAAACAATGGCCCTAAGTATATGAAATACTCTTTAACTTCTTTGGTCTTCAGCGATTATgtgaaaacgaaaaaaaaaaattgataataaaatcaaacagttctaattttaaatacgTTTATGTATACAATATAGATTATTCGaacagtttcttttttttaaatcgtaccTACTTACACCGCCCGATGTTATCTGGGTTCAGCTAAAACGCGTCATAATACAAATATCATTAGGTTTCgcctaaataaatgtttaaaaatattctagTATCACACTTCCGTTTTCGACATgaccgtattttttttaattcagattATAATTTAGGTTCATTTCGATACAAAAACAGAAACCACTGAATTTAAGTGAGGACTCGAGTCAGATTTAGTCTCGCGGGAATGTAGATaccattttataaataaatatatttttttttaattgcttagataggtggacgagctcacagcccacctggtgttagatggtttctggagcccatggacatctacaacgtatatgcggacccaccttgagatataagttctaagatctcagtatagttacaacggctgccccacccttcaaaccgaaacgcattactgcttcacggcagaaataggcagggcggtggtacctacccgcgcggactcccaagagatcctaccaccacctACCACGTCAACATCTAGAAATATGCTTCCGCCAAAGTTCCCCATAATCATCCGTTCTACGCAACAacatccagcggattcccgtGACATCGTAATAGGCTCAGACACGAATCACAAAATAAGATAACCGTATTTGATTCTATGCCatggtaatatattttttaaatgaatgataaaacaaattaataaagtaa
Proteins encoded:
- the LOC101740117 gene encoding A disintegrin and metalloproteinase with thrombospondin motifs 17; the encoded protein is MSLALDLVLVKHGRCAETDLSNMNTSLVLIIFVLILNICICRNHNDVSESPSLKLWSKEKDSIEYYTKPKNGITVPIMIHLDKNLSTKLPVKNKMRSQKFKMAARRVLRDVEDIFEHSSLNLTISFQLLDVKILKNKIAKIAMDGDVVKYLKTYCRWQGEQKLKHENWWFSILFTGLDLFYFDDMGHAAKRVTSRSYMKGMCSINNSCTLTEWGNKNTAFMLAHEIAHSLGVPHDGYPNNECRGRHVMSAVFSPLSHNQAKSWSPCSRRALKHYLSSKRAWCLKPEENNKYILV